In Salinarimonas sp., a genomic segment contains:
- the acs gene encoding acetate--CoA ligase has protein sequence MSEKIYEVSGDWAERAYVDAAKYREMYDASMADPEAFWAEHGKRIDWFRPYTKVKNTTFGPGDVSIKWFEDGTTNVSYNCVDRHLETRGDQVAIIWEGDDPGESKHITYRELHGHVSRWANVLRNRNVGKGDRVTLYLPMIPEAAYAMLACARLGAIHSIVFGGFSPDALAGRIEDCASKCVITADEGLRGGRKVPLKANVDAALERLPKDAVDHVIVVKRTGGDIAMDPGRDVYYDDAAAMVTDECPCEEVNAEDPLFILYTSGSTGKPKGVLHTTGGYLVYASMTHRYVFDYKDGEVYWCTADVGWVTGHSYIVYGPLANGATTLMFEGVPTYPSISRFWDVVDKHKVNIFYTAPTAIRSLMGAGEEPVKKTSRASLRLLGSVGEPINPEAWEWYHKVVGEGRCPIVDTWWQTETGGILITPLPGAIAQKPGSATLPFFGVKPMVVDAEGKELTGACEGNLCIADSWPGQMRTVFGDHERFIQTYFSTYPGKYFTGDGCRRDADGYYWITGRVDDVINVSGHRMGTAEVESALVAHAKVSEAAVVGYPHDIKGQGIYAYVTLMEGVEPSDDLRKELVKHVRQEIGPIATPDKIQFAPGLPKTRSGKIMRRILRKIAEDEFGALGDTSTLADPAVVDDLIEHRQNKRDAAA, from the coding sequence ATGTCGGAGAAGATCTACGAAGTCTCGGGCGATTGGGCCGAGCGCGCCTATGTCGACGCCGCGAAATACCGCGAGATGTACGACGCGAGCATGGCCGATCCGGAAGCGTTCTGGGCCGAGCACGGCAAGCGCATCGACTGGTTCCGCCCCTACACCAAGGTGAAGAACACCACGTTCGGACCCGGCGACGTCTCGATCAAGTGGTTCGAGGACGGCACCACCAACGTCTCCTACAATTGCGTCGACCGCCATCTCGAGACCCGCGGCGACCAGGTCGCCATCATCTGGGAGGGCGACGACCCGGGCGAGTCGAAGCACATCACCTACCGCGAGCTCCACGGGCACGTGTCGCGCTGGGCCAACGTGCTGCGCAACCGCAACGTCGGCAAGGGCGACCGCGTCACGCTCTACCTGCCGATGATCCCCGAAGCCGCCTACGCCATGCTCGCCTGCGCGCGGCTGGGCGCCATCCACTCCATCGTCTTCGGCGGCTTCTCGCCGGACGCGCTCGCGGGGCGCATCGAGGACTGCGCCTCGAAATGCGTGATCACGGCGGACGAGGGCCTGCGCGGCGGCCGCAAGGTTCCGCTCAAGGCCAACGTCGACGCCGCGCTCGAGCGCCTGCCGAAGGACGCGGTGGACCACGTGATCGTGGTCAAGCGCACGGGCGGCGACATCGCCATGGATCCGGGCCGGGACGTCTATTACGACGACGCCGCCGCCATGGTCACGGACGAGTGCCCCTGCGAGGAGGTGAACGCGGAGGATCCGCTGTTCATCCTCTACACGTCGGGCTCGACCGGCAAGCCGAAGGGCGTGCTGCACACCACCGGCGGCTATCTCGTCTACGCCTCGATGACGCATCGATACGTCTTCGACTACAAGGACGGCGAGGTCTACTGGTGCACGGCCGACGTCGGCTGGGTGACCGGGCACTCCTACATCGTCTACGGCCCGCTCGCCAACGGCGCCACCACGCTGATGTTCGAGGGCGTGCCGACCTATCCCTCGATCTCGCGCTTCTGGGACGTGGTCGACAAGCACAAGGTCAACATCTTCTACACGGCCCCCACCGCTATCCGCTCGCTGATGGGCGCGGGCGAGGAACCGGTGAAGAAGACGTCGCGCGCGTCCTTGCGCCTGCTCGGCTCGGTCGGCGAGCCGATCAACCCGGAGGCGTGGGAGTGGTACCACAAGGTGGTGGGCGAGGGCCGCTGCCCCATCGTCGACACCTGGTGGCAGACCGAGACCGGCGGCATCCTGATCACGCCGCTGCCGGGCGCCATCGCGCAGAAGCCGGGCTCGGCGACGCTGCCCTTCTTCGGCGTGAAGCCCATGGTGGTCGACGCCGAGGGCAAGGAGCTCACCGGCGCCTGCGAGGGCAACCTGTGCATCGCCGACTCGTGGCCCGGCCAGATGCGCACCGTGTTCGGCGATCACGAGCGCTTCATCCAGACCTACTTCTCGACCTATCCGGGCAAGTACTTCACCGGCGACGGCTGCCGCCGCGACGCGGACGGCTATTACTGGATCACGGGCCGCGTCGACGACGTCATCAACGTGTCGGGCCACCGCATGGGCACGGCCGAGGTCGAGAGCGCGCTCGTCGCCCACGCCAAGGTCTCCGAGGCCGCCGTGGTCGGCTACCCGCACGACATCAAGGGCCAGGGCATCTACGCCTATGTCACGCTGATGGAAGGCGTCGAGCCCTCCGACGACCTGCGCAAGGAGCTCGTCAAGCACGTGCGCCAGGAGATCGGCCCCATCGCGACGCCCGACAAGATCCAGTTCGCCCCCGGCCTGCCCAAGACCCGCTCCGGCAAGATCATGCGCCGCATCCTGCGCAAGATCGCCGAGGACGAGTTCGGCGCGCTGGGCGACACCTCGACGCTGGCCGACCCCGCCGTGGTCGACGACCTGATCGAGCACAGGCAGAACAAGCGCGACGCGGCGGCGTGA
- a CDS encoding anhydro-N-acetylmuramic acid kinase, with product MPWTLGLMTGTVLDGNVDIAALDTDGVRIAAFGPWTLAPYPTDLRPLLARTLAAARAWNFEGPEPALFAEAEDALTRAQSAAVTAFLAAHGIPAGEVAAIGFHGQTVLHRGPGDGRCGATRQLGDGVLMAALTGIETVYDFRSADVAAGGQGAPLAPVYHAALLDAIGAGPDDAVLNLGGVANLTWRDGDGRLHAFDTGPANAPVNDWVSRHDAGAFDVDGGLAARGAVDEVRLARLLAHPYLAAPYPKSLDRFDFPAAMADGLSLEDGAATLTAFSAAAVARALERLPGRPRRLVVSGGGRRNPTLMRFLAERADVEAVPAEAVGWRGDAIEAECFAFLAARSRAGLPLSFPTTTGVPAPTRGGRIASPAQAITATPM from the coding sequence ATGCCCTGGACGCTGGGCCTGATGACCGGAACGGTGCTCGACGGGAACGTCGACATCGCGGCGCTCGACACCGACGGCGTGCGGATCGCCGCCTTCGGGCCGTGGACGCTCGCCCCCTACCCCACCGACCTGCGGCCGCTGCTCGCGCGCACGCTCGCGGCCGCGCGGGCGTGGAACTTCGAGGGGCCGGAGCCGGCGCTCTTCGCCGAGGCGGAGGACGCGCTCACCCGCGCGCAATCGGCTGCGGTGACGGCGTTCCTCGCCGCGCACGGCATCCCCGCCGGCGAGGTCGCGGCGATCGGCTTCCACGGCCAGACCGTGCTGCATCGCGGGCCCGGCGACGGCCGCTGCGGCGCCACGCGCCAGCTCGGCGACGGCGTCCTGATGGCGGCGCTCACCGGCATCGAGACGGTCTACGACTTCCGCTCGGCCGACGTCGCGGCCGGCGGCCAGGGCGCGCCGCTGGCGCCGGTCTACCATGCCGCCCTGCTCGATGCGATCGGCGCCGGCCCGGACGACGCGGTGCTCAATCTCGGCGGCGTCGCGAACCTGACCTGGCGCGATGGCGACGGCCGGCTGCACGCCTTCGACACCGGCCCCGCCAACGCGCCCGTGAACGACTGGGTGTCCCGTCACGACGCCGGCGCCTTCGACGTCGACGGCGGGCTCGCCGCGCGCGGCGCCGTCGACGAGGTGCGGCTGGCGCGGCTACTGGCGCACCCCTACCTCGCCGCGCCCTATCCGAAGAGCCTCGACCGCTTCGACTTTCCCGCCGCCATGGCCGACGGGCTCTCGCTCGAGGACGGCGCCGCGACGCTCACCGCCTTCTCGGCGGCGGCGGTGGCGCGCGCGCTCGAGCGCCTGCCCGGACGTCCCCGCCGGCTGGTCGTCTCCGGCGGCGGGCGGCGCAACCCGACGCTGATGCGGTTCCTCGCCGAGCGGGCGGATGTCGAGGCGGTTCCCGCCGAGGCCGTCGGCTGGCGCGGGGACGCGATCGAGGCCGAGTGCTTCGCCTTCCTCGCCGCGCGCAGCCGCGCCGGCCTGCCGCTGTCCTTCCCGACGACGACGGGCGTGCCCGCGCCGACGCGCGGCGGGCGCATCGCCAGCCCCGCTCAGGCGATCACGGCCACGCCCATGTAG
- a CDS encoding PRC-barrel domain-containing protein: protein MPPAPTARFAVAACLALAAPLCAGPAVAQTDEAVTAPITPLAPGEAADAVATGAGPLAVTGDAPLYRLEEITDVSVVNALGEEIGEVDGYVVQGDRVVYARISIGGILGLGDTEITVPFGALAFRQAQTGREATLEAVIETVRTQDQLDALVRAAPAR, encoded by the coding sequence GTGCCCCCCGCCCCGACCGCTCGCTTCGCCGTCGCCGCCTGTCTCGCCCTCGCCGCCCCGCTCTGCGCAGGCCCCGCCGTCGCGCAGACGGACGAGGCCGTCACGGCGCCGATCACGCCGCTCGCGCCCGGCGAGGCCGCCGACGCTGTCGCGACAGGCGCGGGGCCGCTCGCGGTCACGGGGGACGCGCCGCTCTATCGCCTGGAGGAGATCACCGACGTCAGCGTGGTCAACGCGCTGGGCGAGGAGATCGGGGAGGTGGACGGCTACGTGGTCCAGGGCGACAGGGTCGTCTACGCGCGCATCTCCATCGGTGGCATCCTGGGACTGGGCGACACCGAGATCACGGTCCCCTTCGGCGCGCTCGCCTTCCGCCAGGCGCAGACCGGCCGCGAGGCGACGCTCGAGGCCGTGATCGAGACCGTGCGGACGCAGGACCAGCTCGACGCCCTGGTGCGCGCCGCCCCGGCGCGCTGA
- a CDS encoding isocitrate lyase/phosphoenolpyruvate mutase family protein, with amino-acid sequence MPHDPGPAFRALHRPGDPFVLANAWDLGSARMLAALGAQAIGTSSAAHAFTLGLPDMGRVTREDALAHAEALVAATPLPVSGDFENGFGDAPDIVAGTVRLSCEAGLAGLSIEDTMPPDGAAYPFDLAVERIRAAAAAARACPRDLVLVARADGVMTGVYDLEEGIRRLRAFAAAGADCLYLPMPPSMEDVARICAGVDKPVNAIAAGSFTAATRADFARAGVARISLGSALARATHRLIRDAAEAMLGPAGDFSALSRSVPGGDVDALLARGAREG; translated from the coding sequence GTGCCCCACGATCCCGGTCCCGCCTTCCGCGCCCTCCACAGGCCGGGCGATCCCTTCGTCCTCGCCAATGCCTGGGACCTCGGCTCCGCCCGCATGCTCGCCGCCCTCGGGGCCCAGGCGATCGGGACGTCGTCGGCGGCCCACGCCTTCACCCTGGGCCTGCCCGACATGGGGCGGGTGACGCGCGAGGACGCGCTCGCCCATGCCGAGGCGCTGGTCGCGGCGACGCCGCTGCCGGTCTCGGGCGACTTCGAGAACGGCTTCGGGGACGCGCCGGACATCGTGGCGGGGACGGTGCGGCTGTCCTGCGAGGCGGGCCTCGCCGGCCTCTCCATCGAGGACACGATGCCGCCGGACGGCGCGGCCTATCCGTTCGATCTCGCCGTGGAGCGCATCCGCGCCGCGGCCGCGGCGGCGCGCGCCTGCCCGCGCGATCTCGTCCTCGTCGCCCGCGCCGACGGGGTGATGACCGGCGTCTACGATCTCGAGGAAGGCATCCGCCGCCTGCGGGCCTTCGCGGCGGCGGGGGCGGATTGCCTCTACCTGCCGATGCCGCCGTCCATGGAGGACGTGGCCCGCATCTGCGCCGGCGTGGACAAGCCGGTCAACGCCATCGCCGCGGGGTCCTTCACGGCCGCGACGCGCGCCGACTTCGCCCGGGCCGGCGTCGCGCGCATCTCGCTCGGCTCGGCGCTCGCCCGCGCCACGCACCGGCTGATCCGCGACGCGGCGGAGGCGATGCTGGGCCCCGCGGGAGACTTCTCGGCTCTGTCGCGCTCGGTCCCGGGCGGCGATGTCGACGCGCTGCTCGCCCGCGGCGCGCGGGAGGGGTGA
- a CDS encoding GSU2403 family nucleotidyltransferase fold protein, giving the protein MFYLNSLSNEQRRQLIDARQVFEAWDAARGRLAAHYAGSMRWAARSGKDYLLHKRRSVERSIGPRSAGTEAILARFETGRAEVQDEIARLEERLARMAPVNVALGLARVPRVTARILRRLRDKGLSGSHLRVVGTNALFAYEARAGVLVGAELLATGDADLLLDARRSLRLLSDDTRREGVLGVLRQVDRSFAPRSAGDFRAVNRDGFFVDMVRPQAKDEVRSRKRDRIGEAPADLRAAPIAGLDWLVSAPSFSETCFDDAGYPVVVDTIDPRAFALHKAWLADQPARDPVKRGRDAAQARAAATIAQRHLGLDMDDPALSALPAVLRERAAALPSPHGPEASSGGDEPPPWW; this is encoded by the coding sequence GTGTTCTATCTCAACAGCTTGAGCAATGAGCAGCGCCGTCAGCTGATCGACGCGCGCCAGGTCTTCGAGGCCTGGGACGCCGCGCGCGGGAGGCTCGCGGCGCATTATGCCGGGAGCATGCGCTGGGCCGCGCGGTCCGGCAAGGACTACCTCCTGCACAAGCGCCGCAGCGTCGAGCGGAGCATCGGGCCCCGCAGCGCAGGCACCGAGGCCATCCTCGCCCGTTTCGAGACGGGTCGCGCCGAGGTCCAGGACGAGATCGCGCGGCTCGAGGAGCGCCTCGCGCGCATGGCGCCGGTCAACGTCGCGCTCGGGCTCGCACGCGTGCCCCGCGTCACGGCGCGCATACTCCGACGCCTTCGCGACAAGGGCCTCTCGGGATCACACCTGCGCGTGGTCGGCACGAACGCGCTCTTCGCCTACGAGGCGCGCGCGGGCGTGCTCGTCGGAGCGGAGCTCCTCGCTACCGGCGATGCGGATCTCCTCCTCGATGCGCGCCGCAGCCTGCGGCTCCTTTCCGACGACACCCGTCGGGAAGGCGTCCTCGGCGTCCTGCGCCAGGTGGACCGTTCGTTCGCCCCGCGCTCCGCCGGGGACTTTCGCGCCGTCAACCGCGACGGTTTCTTCGTCGACATGGTTCGCCCGCAGGCGAAGGACGAGGTCCGCTCGCGCAAGCGGGATCGGATCGGCGAGGCGCCCGCCGACCTGCGCGCGGCGCCGATCGCAGGCCTGGACTGGCTGGTCAGCGCGCCGTCGTTCTCGGAGACGTGCTTCGACGACGCCGGCTATCCCGTCGTGGTCGACACGATCGACCCCCGCGCCTTCGCCCTGCACAAGGCATGGCTCGCGGACCAGCCCGCGCGCGATCCGGTCAAGCGCGGGCGGGACGCCGCTCAGGCGCGCGCCGCCGCGACGATCGCGCAGCGCCATCTCGGGCTCGACATGGACGATCCCGCACTTTCGGCCTTGCCGGCGGTGCTGCGGGAACGAGCGGCCGCCTTGCCGTCGCCGCACGGACCGGAGGCGTCCTCCGGCGGCGACGAGCCGCCCCCCTGGTGGTGA
- a CDS encoding hybrid-cluster NAD(P)-dependent oxidoreductase — MPQRHNLVLEALYPVWDCEEDDRLICRAVYEETHDVRTFVFVSPEPRQFNFAPGQFLTFEFQIDGEAVNRSYTIASSPTRPHTVAITVKRTPQGVVSNWLHDNLRVGDVVRAIGPMGEFSTWAHPNKKRLFVSGGVGATPLISHVRRDFDVGEDLDTVYLHFARTPRDIMFRTELELMAHRRLGLKVAHVVENVEGERSWSGYRGRFSPDLVSNITPDFAEREIFCCGPPAFMAAVRYFFESAGHDMRRYHEESFDFDALSPAEQQAAPPPPDETLKTYEITFTKSGRTVPCDENTTILAAARLAGMRLPASCTKGLCGTCKTKKREGQVEMTHAGGIRQREIDAGMVLLCCAKPLSDVVIDR, encoded by the coding sequence ATGCCCCAGCGCCACAATCTCGTTCTCGAGGCGCTCTATCCCGTCTGGGATTGCGAGGAAGACGACCGCCTGATCTGCCGGGCGGTCTACGAGGAGACGCACGACGTCAGGACCTTCGTCTTCGTCTCCCCGGAACCGCGGCAGTTCAACTTCGCGCCGGGCCAGTTCCTCACCTTCGAGTTCCAGATCGACGGCGAGGCGGTGAACCGCTCCTACACCATCGCCTCCTCGCCGACGCGCCCGCATACGGTGGCGATCACGGTCAAGCGCACGCCACAGGGCGTCGTCTCGAACTGGCTGCACGACAACCTGCGCGTCGGCGACGTGGTGCGCGCCATCGGCCCCATGGGCGAGTTCTCGACCTGGGCGCATCCGAACAAGAAGCGCCTGTTCGTCTCGGGCGGCGTCGGCGCCACCCCGTTGATCAGCCACGTGCGGCGCGACTTCGACGTGGGCGAGGATCTCGACACGGTCTACCTGCACTTCGCGCGCACCCCGCGCGACATCATGTTCCGCACCGAGCTCGAGCTGATGGCGCATCGCCGTCTCGGGCTGAAGGTCGCGCACGTGGTGGAGAACGTGGAGGGCGAGCGCTCCTGGTCGGGCTATCGCGGGCGCTTCTCCCCGGATCTCGTCTCCAACATCACGCCCGATTTCGCCGAGCGCGAGATCTTCTGCTGCGGACCGCCCGCCTTCATGGCGGCCGTGCGCTACTTCTTCGAGAGCGCCGGCCACGACATGCGGCGCTATCACGAGGAGAGCTTCGACTTCGACGCGCTCTCCCCGGCCGAGCAGCAGGCCGCGCCGCCGCCGCCGGACGAGACGCTCAAGACCTACGAGATCACCTTCACCAAGTCGGGGCGCACGGTCCCCTGCGACGAGAACACCACGATCCTCGCCGCCGCGCGCCTCGCGGGCATGCGCCTGCCGGCCTCGTGCACCAAGGGCCTGTGCGGCACCTGCAAGACCAAGAAGCGCGAAGGCCAGGTCGAGATGACCCACGCCGGCGGCATCCGCCAGCGCGAGATCGACGCCGGCATGGTGCTCTTGTGCTGCGCGAAGCCGCTGTCGGACGTGGTGATCGACCGCTGA
- a CDS encoding aromatic ring-hydroxylating dioxygenase subunit alpha, translated as MASLTPKSVESLLAARRRGYALEAPFYTDPDIYKLDLEHIFQKHWIFVGVEADLPEPGDYFTVDIGSASVIVLRDDDMNVAAFHNVCRHRGARLVEEPQGVLGKLVCPYHQWTYELDGSLIHAEHMGADFDRTCHNLKTVHVRSLAGLIYICIAEEAPADFDEMEEAMSPYLAPHGLREAKVAASIDLIEEGNWKLTMENNRECYHCATNHPELTISLFEYGFGFAPEDADSDREAAMAEYERICGEFESRWTREGLPFAEVDRLSGCATGFRTQRLAIDRAGESQTMDTKVACKRLLGALSEPRLGGLSFWTQPNAWFHFMSDHVVVFMAIPLSPDRTLLRTKWLVHKDAVEGLDYDVDNLTEVWRETNAQDGRLVGLTHKGVVSPAYVPGPYSPYTEGLVEKFCVWYVERLSAALAAARA; from the coding sequence ATGGCAAGCCTCACCCCGAAGTCGGTCGAATCCCTCCTCGCGGCCCGCCGCCGCGGCTACGCGCTCGAGGCGCCGTTCTACACCGATCCCGACATCTACAAGCTCGACCTGGAGCACATCTTCCAGAAGCACTGGATCTTCGTCGGCGTCGAGGCCGACCTGCCCGAGCCCGGCGACTACTTCACCGTGGACATCGGCTCGGCCTCGGTGATCGTGCTGCGCGACGACGACATGAACGTCGCCGCCTTCCACAACGTCTGCCGTCATCGCGGCGCGCGCCTCGTGGAGGAGCCGCAGGGCGTGCTCGGCAAGCTGGTCTGCCCCTATCACCAGTGGACCTACGAGCTCGACGGCAGCCTGATCCACGCCGAGCACATGGGCGCGGATTTCGACCGGACCTGCCACAATCTCAAGACCGTGCACGTGCGCAGCCTCGCGGGGCTGATCTACATCTGCATCGCCGAGGAGGCGCCGGCGGATTTCGACGAGATGGAGGAGGCCATGAGCCCCTATCTCGCCCCGCACGGCCTGCGCGAGGCCAAGGTCGCGGCCTCGATCGACCTGATCGAGGAGGGCAACTGGAAGCTCACGATGGAGAACAATCGCGAGTGCTATCACTGCGCGACGAACCATCCCGAGCTCACCATTTCGCTGTTCGAGTACGGCTTCGGCTTCGCGCCGGAGGACGCCGATTCCGACCGCGAGGCGGCGATGGCGGAATACGAGCGCATCTGCGGCGAGTTCGAGAGCCGCTGGACCCGCGAGGGCCTGCCCTTCGCCGAGGTCGACCGTCTCTCCGGCTGCGCCACCGGTTTCCGCACGCAGCGCCTCGCCATCGATCGCGCCGGCGAATCGCAGACGATGGACACCAAGGTCGCCTGCAAGCGGCTCCTCGGCGCGCTGTCCGAGCCGCGGCTCGGCGGGCTGTCGTTCTGGACCCAGCCGAACGCCTGGTTCCACTTCATGAGCGACCACGTGGTGGTGTTCATGGCGATCCCGCTCTCTCCGGACCGCACGCTCCTGCGCACCAAGTGGCTCGTCCACAAGGACGCCGTCGAGGGCCTCGACTACGACGTCGACAACCTCACCGAGGTGTGGCGCGAGACCAACGCCCAGGACGGCCGCCTCGTCGGCCTCACCCACAAGGGCGTGGTGAGCCCGGCCTACGTGCCCGGCCCGTACTCGCCCTACACGGAAGGCCTCGTGGAGAAGTTCTGCGTCTGGTACGTCGAGCGCCTCTCGGCCGCTCTCGCCGCCGCGCGGGCCTGA
- a CDS encoding S-(hydroxymethyl)glutathione dehydrogenase/class III alcohol dehydrogenase, which translates to MKTRAAVAWEAGKPLTIETIDIEGPKPGEVLVEVMATGVCHTDAYTLSGMDSEGKFPAILGHEGAGIVREVGPGVSTLKVGDHVIPLYTPECRNCKSCLSQRTNLCTAIRSTQGQGVMPDGTSRFRCDDAPVFHYMGCSTFANFTVLPEIALAKVREDAPFDKICYIGCGVTTGIGAVLYTAKVWPGANVVVFGLGGIGLNVIQGARMVGADKIIGVDINPGKRAMAEKFGMTDFVNPNEVGLDKVVQAIVDLTGGGADFSFDATGNTHVMRQALECCHRGWGESIIIGVAEAGKEIATRPFQLVTGRVWKGTAFGGARGRTDVPKIVDWYMDGKINIDDLITHTMPLDEINTAFDLMHEGKSIRSVVIY; encoded by the coding sequence ATGAAGACCCGCGCCGCGGTCGCATGGGAAGCGGGCAAGCCGCTGACCATCGAGACCATCGACATCGAGGGACCCAAGCCCGGAGAGGTGCTCGTCGAGGTGATGGCCACCGGCGTCTGCCACACCGACGCCTATACCCTGTCGGGCATGGACTCCGAGGGCAAGTTCCCGGCGATCCTCGGCCACGAGGGCGCGGGCATCGTGCGCGAGGTCGGCCCGGGCGTGTCGACGCTCAAGGTCGGCGACCACGTGATTCCGCTCTACACGCCCGAGTGCCGCAACTGCAAGAGCTGCCTGTCGCAGCGCACCAACCTGTGCACCGCGATCCGCTCCACGCAAGGGCAGGGCGTCATGCCCGACGGCACGAGCCGCTTCCGCTGCGACGACGCGCCGGTGTTCCACTACATGGGCTGCTCGACCTTCGCGAACTTCACGGTGCTGCCGGAGATCGCCCTCGCCAAGGTCCGCGAGGACGCGCCCTTCGACAAGATCTGCTACATCGGCTGCGGCGTGACGACCGGCATCGGCGCGGTGCTCTACACCGCCAAGGTGTGGCCGGGCGCGAACGTCGTGGTCTTCGGGCTGGGCGGCATCGGCCTCAACGTGATCCAGGGCGCGCGCATGGTCGGCGCGGACAAGATCATCGGCGTCGACATCAATCCCGGCAAGCGGGCCATGGCCGAAAAGTTCGGCATGACGGATTTCGTCAACCCGAACGAGGTCGGCCTCGACAAGGTGGTGCAGGCGATCGTCGACCTCACCGGCGGCGGCGCGGACTTCTCCTTCGACGCCACCGGCAACACCCACGTGATGCGCCAGGCGCTCGAGTGCTGCCACCGCGGCTGGGGCGAGTCGATCATCATCGGCGTCGCCGAGGCCGGCAAGGAGATCGCGACCCGTCCGTTCCAGCTCGTCACCGGCCGCGTCTGGAAGGGCACCGCCTTCGGCGGCGCGCGCGGGCGCACCGACGTGCCCAAGATCGTCGACTGGTACATGGACGGCAAGATCAACATCGACGACCTGATCACCCACACGATGCCCCTCGACGAGATCAACACCGCCTTCGACCTGATGCACGAGGGCAAGTCGATCCGCTCGGTGGTGATCTACTGA
- a CDS encoding CAP domain-containing protein: protein MDTLAPFARAASLAALLTVAPVAAQDAGRFVTGDLAALRAAALAEANADRREAGLAPLEPGAVLDEIAQAHAHDMLARDYFSHASPDGEGVGARFREAGGSRSAVVAENLATCTGCPIPPTRARVEAFEAGWMDSPEHRENLLRRGVARFGFGIAADPETERVVAVQTFAGPGVPRGLAAGEEPEPLDEAGRAAAAVDAVNGLRKAAEVAPLQASDSLTRAARSMLPEGGASPDAPALDLDAALPAGARADFGAVAVLAGTCSGCGATPTRTDVADFVAQWAESRRDRLTASGFDRLGFALGADGEGAKTAVLVLARSR from the coding sequence ATGGACACGCTCGCCCCGTTCGCCCGCGCCGCGTCGCTCGCGGCGCTCCTCACCGTGGCGCCGGTGGCCGCGCAGGACGCGGGCCGCTTCGTCACCGGCGACCTCGCCGCCCTGCGCGCGGCGGCGCTCGCGGAGGCGAACGCCGATCGCCGCGAGGCGGGGCTCGCCCCCCTCGAGCCGGGCGCCGTCCTCGACGAGATCGCCCAGGCGCACGCGCACGACATGCTCGCGCGCGACTATTTCTCCCACGCCTCGCCGGACGGGGAGGGCGTCGGTGCGCGCTTCCGCGAGGCCGGCGGGTCCCGCAGCGCCGTCGTCGCCGAGAACCTCGCAACCTGCACGGGCTGCCCGATTCCGCCGACGCGGGCGCGCGTCGAGGCCTTCGAGGCCGGCTGGATGGACAGCCCCGAGCATCGCGAGAACCTGCTGCGCCGCGGGGTCGCTCGCTTCGGGTTCGGCATCGCCGCCGACCCCGAGACCGAGCGCGTCGTCGCCGTGCAGACCTTCGCCGGCCCGGGCGTCCCGCGCGGCCTCGCGGCAGGCGAGGAGCCCGAGCCGCTCGACGAGGCCGGGCGCGCCGCGGCCGCCGTCGACGCGGTGAACGGGCTGCGCAAGGCCGCCGAGGTCGCGCCGCTGCAGGCGAGCGACTCGTTGACGCGAGCGGCCCGATCCATGCTGCCCGAGGGCGGCGCCAGCCCCGACGCGCCCGCGCTCGATCTCGACGCGGCGCTGCCCGCGGGCGCCCGCGCGGATTTCGGCGCCGTCGCCGTCCTCGCCGGGACCTGCTCCGGCTGCGGCGCGACGCCGACCCGCACCGATGTCGCCGACTTCGTCGCGCAATGGGCCGAGAGCCGCCGGGACCGGCTGACGGCATCCGGCTTCGACCGCCTCGGCTTCGCGCTCGGCGCGGACGGGGAGGGCGCCAAGACCGCGGTCCTCGTCCTGGCGCGGAGCCGCTGA